One Punica granatum isolate Tunisia-2019 chromosome 3, ASM765513v2, whole genome shotgun sequence genomic window carries:
- the LOC116200289 gene encoding aromatic aminotransferase ISS1 isoform X1 — MGSLGKLAKRALETEMPVMVQMQELIRGAKNAMSLAQGVVHWQPPKQALDKVKELVWEPSVSRYGADEGMPELRAALMKKLQEENKLYKSSVVVTSGANQAFVDIVLTLCDAGDKVVMFAPYYFNAYMSFQMTGVTDILVGPGDPETLYPDADWLEKTLLETKPTPKLVTVVNPGNPSGTYIPEPLLKKISDVCKEAGSWLVVDNTYEYFMYDGLKHACIEGDHIVNIFSFSKAYGMMGWRVGYIAYPSEVEGFYAQLLKVQDNIPICASIISQHLALYSLEVGPEWVRERVDSLVKNREIVLEALSPLGENSVKGGEGAIYLWAKLPDKYVNDFEVVRWLANKHGVAVIPGSACGCPGNLRISFGGLMESDCRAAAGRLKGGLEELVKEGMVP, encoded by the exons ATGGGTTCTCTTGGGAAACTTGCCAAAAGGGCCTTGGAGACTGAGATGCCTGTGATGGTCCAG ATGCAAGAATTGATTCGAGGTGCCAAAAATGCCATGTCTTTAGCTCAG GGTGTGGTTCACTGGCAACCACCAAAGCAGGCACTGGACAAAGTGAAAGAGCTTGTCTGGGAACCTTCCGTTAGTCGGTATGGCGCTGATGAAGGCATGCCTGAACTTCGAGCAGCCTTGATGAAAAAG TTGCAAGAGGAAAATAAGCTTTATAAGTCTTCAGTAGTGGTCACTTCCGGGGCAAATCAG GCATTCGTGGATATTGTTCTTACATTATGCGATGCTGGTGACAAGGTCGTAATGTTTGCGCCATACTACTTTAACGCATACATGTCCTTCCAGATGACCGGTGTCACTGACATATTGGTGGGCCCTGGTGATCCCGAGACCCTCTATCCCGATGCAG ACTGGTTGGAGAAGACATTATTGGAAACTAAACCCACACCTAAGCTTGTCACGGTTGTGAATCCCGGGAACCCGTCTGGGACCTACATCCCTGAGCCTCTTCTTAAG AAGATTTCCGATGTCTGCAAAGAGGCTGGCTCATGGCTCGTTGTTGATAATACATACGA GTACTTTATGTATGACGGTCTAAAACACGCATGTATAGAGGGAGATCACATTGTCAACATTTTTTCCTTCTCAAAGGCATACGGAATGATGGGATGGCGAGTTGGATAT ATAGCGTATCCATCTGAAGTAGAAGGCTTCTATGCGCAGCTCCTCAAGGTCCAAGACAACATACCAATTTGTGCCTCCATCATCTCCCAACATCTCGCCCTCTACTCGCTCGAGGTGGGGCCTGAGTGGGTGAGGGAGCGCGTGGACTCACTTGTCAAGAACCGGGAGATTGTCCTCGAGGCCCTGTCCCCGCTTGGAGAAAATTCTGTCAAGGGAGGAGAGGGCGCAATCTACTTGTGGGCCAAACTCCCCGACAAGTACGTCAATGACTTTGAGGTCGTGCGCTGGCTCGCTAACAAACACGGGGTGGCTGTCATTCCAGGAAGTGCATGTGGGTGTCCTGGGAATTTGAGGATCTCATTCGGAGGGTTAATGGAGAGTGATTGTCGGGCTGCGGCAGGGAGGCTCAAGGGAGGGCTGGAGGAGTTGGTCAAGGAAGGAATGGTGCCATGA
- the LOC116200289 gene encoding aromatic aminotransferase ISS1 isoform X2 gives MGSLGKLAKRALETEMPVMVQMQELIRGAKNAMSLAQGVVHWQPPKQALDKVKELVWEPSVSRYGADEGMPELRAALMKKAFVDIVLTLCDAGDKVVMFAPYYFNAYMSFQMTGVTDILVGPGDPETLYPDADWLEKTLLETKPTPKLVTVVNPGNPSGTYIPEPLLKKISDVCKEAGSWLVVDNTYEYFMYDGLKHACIEGDHIVNIFSFSKAYGMMGWRVGYIAYPSEVEGFYAQLLKVQDNIPICASIISQHLALYSLEVGPEWVRERVDSLVKNREIVLEALSPLGENSVKGGEGAIYLWAKLPDKYVNDFEVVRWLANKHGVAVIPGSACGCPGNLRISFGGLMESDCRAAAGRLKGGLEELVKEGMVP, from the exons ATGGGTTCTCTTGGGAAACTTGCCAAAAGGGCCTTGGAGACTGAGATGCCTGTGATGGTCCAG ATGCAAGAATTGATTCGAGGTGCCAAAAATGCCATGTCTTTAGCTCAG GGTGTGGTTCACTGGCAACCACCAAAGCAGGCACTGGACAAAGTGAAAGAGCTTGTCTGGGAACCTTCCGTTAGTCGGTATGGCGCTGATGAAGGCATGCCTGAACTTCGAGCAGCCTTGATGAAAAAG GCATTCGTGGATATTGTTCTTACATTATGCGATGCTGGTGACAAGGTCGTAATGTTTGCGCCATACTACTTTAACGCATACATGTCCTTCCAGATGACCGGTGTCACTGACATATTGGTGGGCCCTGGTGATCCCGAGACCCTCTATCCCGATGCAG ACTGGTTGGAGAAGACATTATTGGAAACTAAACCCACACCTAAGCTTGTCACGGTTGTGAATCCCGGGAACCCGTCTGGGACCTACATCCCTGAGCCTCTTCTTAAG AAGATTTCCGATGTCTGCAAAGAGGCTGGCTCATGGCTCGTTGTTGATAATACATACGA GTACTTTATGTATGACGGTCTAAAACACGCATGTATAGAGGGAGATCACATTGTCAACATTTTTTCCTTCTCAAAGGCATACGGAATGATGGGATGGCGAGTTGGATAT ATAGCGTATCCATCTGAAGTAGAAGGCTTCTATGCGCAGCTCCTCAAGGTCCAAGACAACATACCAATTTGTGCCTCCATCATCTCCCAACATCTCGCCCTCTACTCGCTCGAGGTGGGGCCTGAGTGGGTGAGGGAGCGCGTGGACTCACTTGTCAAGAACCGGGAGATTGTCCTCGAGGCCCTGTCCCCGCTTGGAGAAAATTCTGTCAAGGGAGGAGAGGGCGCAATCTACTTGTGGGCCAAACTCCCCGACAAGTACGTCAATGACTTTGAGGTCGTGCGCTGGCTCGCTAACAAACACGGGGTGGCTGTCATTCCAGGAAGTGCATGTGGGTGTCCTGGGAATTTGAGGATCTCATTCGGAGGGTTAATGGAGAGTGATTGTCGGGCTGCGGCAGGGAGGCTCAAGGGAGGGCTGGAGGAGTTGGTCAAGGAAGGAATGGTGCCATGA